One window from the genome of Fulvivirga lutea encodes:
- a CDS encoding tetratricopeptide repeat protein, with amino-acid sequence MNFRIPSVFILLFTFLNAYSQDSLVYKSELQYNSDLEKEIIDKYISEGETDFVGLFFALDPEATSQSYKVAKKSIESFLNELSTNKALGKKPEKKIKFIYEEVHDHFFDQYLAENHFADIFENGKYNCVSATALYGIFFEQLNIPYTVKERPTHVYLVAYPAAEQVLVETTDPQFGFVNYSDNSKQELVNQLAKAKLISSSEMRTQTTEELFRKYYLSDEDINLTNLIGIQYMNDAIYRIMNEDVLGAFQQAEKAWLFYPSDKTINFWLASIIQYLVDHEYEDIVSADLLVRLGRAGKLDQDLIISEFSRMINILLVDKNQPEKLDAYYELIETKTNDAKLQIEFAYIYNYERGRILYNQAKYSEGLSFFRKAYEAKPQNQDINNLLINTLAKTLFTSSNEEALVKLEEFKEIYPALLENNYFKSMLANTYLVQFGKYFDLKNEKEGLKYKLLFEEHYDPELSIDHGNLGRAYSITAVYYFRKGYTAKARSILNEGLNMSPHNHELLVRKSMIR; translated from the coding sequence ATGAATTTTAGAATTCCATCAGTATTCATACTTCTTTTTACTTTCCTGAATGCGTACAGTCAGGACTCGCTCGTTTATAAAAGTGAACTCCAATACAATTCTGATTTAGAGAAAGAAATAATTGACAAGTATATTTCTGAAGGAGAAACGGATTTCGTTGGACTATTCTTTGCACTCGATCCGGAAGCTACATCTCAATCTTACAAAGTAGCTAAAAAGTCCATCGAAAGTTTTTTAAATGAACTTAGCACCAATAAAGCACTTGGCAAAAAACCTGAGAAAAAAATTAAATTCATCTACGAAGAGGTACACGACCATTTTTTCGACCAATACTTAGCTGAAAATCATTTTGCTGATATTTTTGAAAATGGCAAATACAACTGCGTATCGGCAACTGCTCTTTACGGTATTTTTTTCGAGCAATTAAATATACCTTATACAGTAAAAGAAAGACCCACACACGTGTATTTGGTAGCATACCCTGCAGCAGAGCAAGTATTAGTAGAAACCACTGACCCGCAATTTGGTTTTGTGAACTACTCTGACAACAGCAAACAGGAATTAGTGAATCAATTAGCGAAGGCCAAACTGATCAGTAGTTCTGAAATGCGTACTCAAACAACAGAAGAACTTTTTAGAAAGTATTATTTGTCTGATGAAGATATTAATCTCACCAACCTCATTGGCATACAGTACATGAACGATGCCATTTACAGGATTATGAACGAAGATGTTTTAGGTGCTTTTCAACAAGCAGAAAAGGCCTGGCTTTTTTATCCTTCAGATAAAACTATAAACTTTTGGCTGGCGAGCATCATTCAATATTTGGTTGATCATGAATATGAAGATATTGTTTCAGCGGATTTACTTGTGCGACTTGGGAGAGCTGGAAAGCTCGACCAAGACCTGATTATCAGTGAATTTAGCCGAATGATTAACATACTGTTGGTAGATAAAAACCAGCCTGAAAAATTAGATGCGTATTATGAGCTTATTGAAACAAAAACGAACGATGCGAAATTGCAGATTGAATTCGCATACATCTACAATTATGAAAGGGGGCGAATTTTGTATAATCAAGCCAAATACAGTGAAGGTTTGAGCTTCTTTCGTAAAGCTTACGAGGCAAAACCTCAGAATCAGGACATTAATAATTTATTGATTAACACTTTAGCCAAGACACTTTTTACGTCCAGCAATGAAGAAGCACTAGTTAAACTTGAAGAATTCAAAGAAATCTATCCTGCGCTACTTGAAAACAATTATTTCAAAAGTATGCTTGCCAATACTTACCTCGTGCAATTTGGCAAATACTTCGACCTTAAAAATGAAAAAGAAGGACTGAAATATAAGCTGCTATTTGAAGAGCATTATGATCCTGAATTGAGTATAGATCATGGAAATTTAGGCAGAGCCTATTCAATTACAGCCGTTTACTATTTCAGAAAAGGATATACAGCTAAGGCACGATCAATACTAAATGAAGGCCTTAATATGTCGCCACATAATCATGAATTGTTAGTAAGGAAAAGTATGATCCGCTAA
- a CDS encoding septal ring lytic transglycosylase RlpA family protein — MLKSLSTLLLLLICVSSTFCQIQEGKASYYADKFEGRPTASGEKYKHSKLTAAHKTLPFGTIVKVTNVKNNKTVEVRINDRGPFVEGRVIDLSKSAAEKLNFINDGLADVKIEVVDAGDGKGGGLSQPVGHVSVDEREFYEFDVDRIDPKGFGVQIGSFKELANLVRLADNLKSSYQKEVTVQVKVLNGVKIYTIVVGDFKNREKASEFKAKLQRRYPDAFIVDFAKL; from the coding sequence ATGTTAAAATCACTAAGCACACTTTTACTATTATTGATATGTGTCTCATCTACATTTTGCCAAATACAAGAAGGCAAAGCTTCCTACTATGCTGATAAGTTCGAAGGCCGACCAACAGCCAGTGGGGAAAAATACAAGCATTCTAAGCTTACTGCCGCTCATAAGACACTACCCTTTGGAACGATTGTAAAAGTCACGAACGTTAAAAATAATAAAACTGTAGAGGTAAGAATTAACGACCGTGGACCATTTGTAGAGGGTAGGGTAATAGACCTATCGAAATCTGCAGCTGAGAAACTGAATTTTATTAATGATGGCTTGGCCGATGTTAAAATTGAGGTGGTTGATGCTGGTGATGGTAAAGGTGGTGGATTGAGTCAGCCTGTAGGCCATGTATCGGTAGACGAGCGGGAATTTTATGAATTTGATGTGGATCGCATAGACCCAAAGGGCTTTGGAGTTCAGATTGGTAGTTTTAAGGAATTAGCTAACCTTGTTCGATTAGCAGATAATTTAAAATCGAGTTACCAAAAGGAGGTGACAGTGCAAGTGAAGGTGTTAAACGGAGTAAAGATTTATACCATTGTAGTGGGTGATTTTAAAAACAGAGAAAAAGCCTCTGAATTTAAAGCCAAACTGCAAAGGAGATATCCGGATGCATTTATTGTGGATTTCGCTAAACTATGA
- the guaB gene encoding IMP dehydrogenase produces MSPDNSRFPEALTYDDVLLQPGYSEVLPRDTDTSSQLTRNIRLNIPLVSAAMDTVTEYNLAIAMALEGGLGFIHKNMTKEEQASQVRKVKRSQSGMILDPITLNIDSKVMDAENIMREYKIGGIPVIDEAGKLIGIITNRDLRFHKDMSTPIKSIMTSKNLITAEEDNINLEKAEGILQQHKIEKLPIVNKSGILTGLITYKDILKKRDKPFACKDEYGRLRVGAAVGVTPDILERIELLKNAGVDVVSIDTAHGHSKGVIDQVREVKKTYPDLEIIAGNIATGEAAKALVDAGADGIKVGVGPGSICTTRIIAGVGVPQLSAVHESANAIKGSGVPVIADGGIRFSGDIVKALAGGAQSVMVGSLLAGTEEAPGKVIIYEGRKFKSYRGMGSLEAMEDGSKDRYFQDAEDDIKKLVPEGIVGRVPYKGLVSEVLYQLVGGLKAGMGYCGAKNIEKLSEAKFVKITTAGVNESHPHDIFITREAPNYSR; encoded by the coding sequence ATGTCACCAGACAATTCTAGATTTCCTGAAGCACTAACGTATGATGACGTGCTTCTTCAGCCAGGCTACTCAGAAGTTCTACCCAGAGATACAGATACTTCAAGCCAATTAACAAGAAATATACGATTGAATATTCCATTAGTGTCCGCTGCTATGGATACTGTAACTGAATATAATTTAGCCATTGCTATGGCACTTGAGGGTGGTCTTGGTTTTATTCATAAGAATATGACCAAAGAGGAACAAGCCAGCCAGGTGCGTAAAGTGAAAAGGTCACAAAGCGGCATGATCCTCGATCCTATTACTTTGAATATTGACTCTAAAGTGATGGATGCCGAGAATATTATGCGCGAATATAAAATTGGAGGTATTCCGGTTATTGATGAAGCAGGCAAGCTCATTGGTATTATCACCAATCGTGATTTAAGGTTTCATAAAGACATGTCAACGCCTATAAAAAGCATAATGACATCTAAGAACCTGATTACTGCTGAAGAGGATAATATTAACTTGGAGAAAGCCGAAGGCATTCTTCAGCAACATAAAATTGAAAAACTACCGATCGTAAACAAGTCGGGCATTCTTACAGGATTGATTACTTATAAAGATATTCTTAAGAAGCGCGATAAACCATTTGCATGTAAAGATGAATATGGCAGACTAAGAGTAGGTGCTGCAGTTGGTGTAACACCAGATATATTAGAAAGAATAGAGCTGCTAAAAAATGCAGGAGTTGATGTTGTGAGTATCGATACTGCTCATGGTCATTCAAAAGGGGTAATAGATCAGGTTAGAGAGGTTAAAAAGACTTATCCCGATTTAGAAATTATTGCTGGTAACATTGCAACAGGAGAGGCGGCAAAAGCATTAGTAGATGCCGGGGCTGATGGTATCAAAGTTGGAGTTGGTCCTGGTAGTATTTGTACCACTAGAATTATTGCTGGTGTGGGTGTTCCACAACTTTCAGCAGTACACGAATCAGCGAATGCCATTAAAGGCTCTGGTGTACCTGTTATTGCTGATGGTGGTATCAGGTTCTCTGGCGACATTGTAAAAGCCTTAGCTGGTGGCGCTCAAAGTGTAATGGTAGGTTCACTTTTGGCAGGTACAGAAGAGGCTCCAGGTAAAGTTATAATTTATGAAGGCCGAAAGTTCAAATCATATAGAGGTATGGGCTCGTTAGAAGCTATGGAAGATGGCTCTAAAGACAGATATTTCCAGGACGCTGAAGATGATATTAAAAAGTTAGTACCTGAAGGTATTGTAGGAAGAGTACCATATAAAGGATTGGTGTCTGAAGTGTTGTATCAATTAGTTGGTGGTTTGAAAGCTGGCATGGGATACTGTGGTGCTAAAAACATTGAAAAGTTGAGCGAGGCTAAATTTGTAAAAATCACAACGGCTGGTGTAAATGAAAGCCACCCGCACGATATTTTTATCACGCGAGAAGCGCCTAACTACAGCAGATAA
- a CDS encoding PP2C family protein-serine/threonine phosphatase, which yields MLSAKAIIRLSTLVSILSWVALVFTDLSIVFSSTSSINPSVDDEVPKILLSLFAFSVFLYYKFKIEKAESINFVDLLWKVFVTGLVVTIVSLFFRLILNLLGNTKLAGNVVFLDFLYLVNLGLIISFLVSTFVVWKRLILYQKSKFLLTTWKVFEYALLGSLVYSLFGGPAVVWFREYYITILILMGLFLSANMKWVAYLNFKQKWKSILLIALAMFYLGYFSVTLYGFSVDISEQTNQFQDFRDSVFVTSMISFIFVYALFSLLVILFNLPTSSVFEQKLEEVLNFQRLSQSIQTEQNEERVYDILLESSVSTVFADAAWIELHDTRSGSTFFTHHIEEDEILKIKKHFVDNNIKGILDKGSDRTKNLGKYLATLKATRFRSMIAFPVHVKGKQEATLALLKEVSDGFNKENANIIDAFSNQAGISIENFRLLSEALQNERYKEELKIAKKVQSSLLPKDLAVSKDFEVTAFSEAADEVGGDYYDTLVIDDHRVAIIISDVSGKGTSAAFHMSQMKGVFQSLAQLGLEPKEFLVKANTALSKCLDKTSFITTSFFVVDTKKKVVEFARAGHCPTLYFDSEKKQWEFFQNKGLGLGILRNGDFANFIQPNKFSYKPGDIIILYTDGITEAKNMKGHEFGYERLQEAVTKTVNCTAEEIQKAIIDDLYEFTGTPVIDDDYTTVVIKFRES from the coding sequence ATGTTAAGTGCTAAAGCTATAATCAGATTAAGTACACTTGTGTCCATTCTTTCGTGGGTGGCATTAGTATTTACTGATCTTTCGATTGTCTTTAGCAGCACGAGCAGCATCAACCCAAGTGTGGATGACGAAGTACCTAAAATACTCCTCAGTCTTTTCGCATTTTCAGTTTTCCTATATTATAAATTCAAGATTGAAAAGGCCGAAAGCATCAACTTTGTTGACTTACTCTGGAAGGTATTTGTTACCGGACTTGTTGTAACAATAGTATCACTATTCTTTCGTCTGATACTCAACTTATTGGGCAACACAAAGTTAGCGGGCAATGTGGTGTTTCTTGATTTTCTATACCTCGTAAACCTTGGTTTAATCATATCATTCCTGGTTTCCACATTTGTGGTTTGGAAGCGGCTCATACTCTATCAAAAATCTAAATTTTTACTAACAACCTGGAAGGTTTTTGAATATGCCTTGTTAGGTAGTTTAGTGTATAGCCTCTTTGGCGGACCGGCTGTAGTATGGTTTAGAGAATACTACATAACTATTTTGATCTTAATGGGTCTATTCCTTTCGGCCAATATGAAATGGGTGGCATACCTTAATTTCAAACAAAAGTGGAAAAGTATCCTGTTGATAGCGTTGGCCATGTTCTATCTTGGCTATTTCAGTGTCACTTTATACGGTTTTTCAGTAGATATTTCAGAGCAGACAAACCAGTTTCAGGATTTTAGAGATAGTGTGTTCGTAACATCAATGATCAGTTTCATTTTTGTGTATGCACTGTTCTCACTACTAGTAATATTATTTAATCTACCAACCTCATCTGTTTTCGAACAAAAGTTAGAGGAGGTTTTAAACTTCCAGCGTTTAAGCCAGAGTATCCAGACTGAACAGAATGAAGAGCGTGTTTATGACATTTTATTAGAAAGCTCAGTAAGTACTGTTTTTGCCGATGCTGCGTGGATAGAACTACACGATACCCGAAGTGGCAGTACTTTCTTCACCCATCATATAGAGGAAGATGAAATTCTAAAGATTAAGAAACATTTTGTTGATAATAACATCAAAGGTATTCTTGACAAAGGCAGTGATAGAACAAAGAACCTAGGCAAGTACTTAGCAACTTTAAAAGCAACACGTTTCAGATCTATGATCGCCTTTCCTGTACATGTGAAAGGAAAGCAAGAAGCTACTTTGGCATTGTTAAAAGAAGTAAGCGATGGTTTTAATAAAGAAAATGCCAATATCATTGATGCATTTAGTAATCAGGCTGGGATATCGATTGAAAACTTTAGACTACTTTCAGAGGCACTACAAAACGAGCGATATAAAGAGGAATTAAAAATTGCCAAAAAAGTGCAAAGCAGTTTGCTTCCAAAGGACTTGGCAGTTAGTAAAGATTTTGAAGTCACCGCATTCTCAGAAGCAGCCGATGAGGTAGGGGGTGACTATTACGATACACTGGTAATCGATGATCATCGAGTAGCGATAATCATTAGTGATGTTTCAGGTAAAGGAACTTCAGCGGCCTTTCACATGTCGCAAATGAAAGGGGTATTCCAAAGTTTGGCACAATTAGGCCTTGAGCCTAAAGAGTTTTTGGTGAAGGCCAATACAGCGCTGAGCAAGTGCTTAGACAAAACTTCGTTTATCACCACCTCTTTTTTTGTAGTAGATACAAAAAAGAAAGTGGTTGAATTTGCCCGAGCTGGTCACTGCCCAACGCTGTACTTCGATTCAGAAAAGAAGCAATGGGAGTTCTTTCAAAATAAGGGGTTAGGTCTTGGAATCTTACGAAATGGAGATTTTGCAAACTTTATTCAGCCAAATAAGTTTTCATACAAGCCGGGGGATATAATTATACTGTATACGGATGGTATAACTGAAGCCAAGAATATGAAGGGGCATGAGTTCGGGTATGAAAGACTTCAGGAAGCTGTGACTAAAACGGTGAATTGCACTGCTGAAGAAATCCAGAAAGCGATTATTGACGATTTATATGAGTTCACAGGAACTCCTGTTATAGATGACGATTATACCACAGTGGTAATAAAATTTAGAGAATCTTGA
- a CDS encoding STAS domain-containing protein: MVDVKRIQEGSYDLINIIGEVDASSSIELDNAMDEAVKSGRKSFLVDCSSLEYISSAGLGVFMSYIEEFKKHEINIVFYGLNEKVANVFEILGLDQLLIIKNSKEEAKEAL; the protein is encoded by the coding sequence ATGGTTGACGTAAAGAGAATTCAGGAAGGTAGTTACGATTTAATAAATATAATAGGTGAGGTAGATGCAAGCTCATCTATAGAGTTGGATAACGCCATGGATGAAGCTGTTAAAAGCGGCCGTAAGTCTTTCCTGGTCGACTGTTCTTCCCTTGAATATATTTCTTCAGCTGGTTTAGGAGTATTTATGTCGTATATAGAGGAATTTAAGAAGCACGAAATCAATATAGTTTTTTATGGCTTGAATGAGAAGGTGGCAAATGTTTTTGAAATCTTGGGCCTCGATCAATTATTAATAATTAAAAACTCGAAGGAAGAGGCTAAAGAGGCGCTATAA
- a CDS encoding ATP-binding protein — protein MKYSYKVPCKKEKLRDIRSFVKEILDKHGLSEIDSSTLVLAIDEVCANLIIHSHQCNAKDSIEIVINVDQEVGIIFDIIDKAEIFDISNYEEPQLEDIIKKQRKGGLGLILVKRIMDNIQIIQDPTKNICRMTKKIQVA, from the coding sequence ATGAAGTATAGTTATAAAGTACCTTGTAAAAAAGAGAAGCTTAGGGATATCAGATCTTTTGTAAAAGAGATTTTAGATAAGCATGGCCTCTCTGAAATTGACTCAAGCACCTTAGTGCTTGCCATCGATGAGGTATGTGCTAACTTAATTATTCATTCACATCAATGTAATGCCAAGGATTCTATAGAAATTGTGATTAATGTTGATCAGGAGGTGGGCATTATTTTCGATATAATTGATAAGGCTGAGATTTTTGATATCAGCAATTATGAAGAACCTCAGCTCGAAGATATTATTAAAAAGCAACGCAAAGGAGGCTTAGGGTTAATATTAGTTAAAAGAATAATGGATAATATTCAAATTATTCAAGATCCTACAAAAAACATTTGCCGCATGACAAAAAAGATACAAGTGGCGTAA
- a CDS encoding foldase protein PrsA, protein MVLKKLFFIYLALILVSHSAVGQKKTADDILFTVEDQSVTVEEFKYVYNKNNINNDSAFTKKDIENYFDLFINFKLKIKEAKNRKMDQSDAFKEELNGYIEQLKKPYLTENAVTNRLIEEAYNRFKQEIRAQHILIKLDEEDTLKAYNKALEVREMIVNGQPFNEVAQKYSDDPSVKINNGDLGYFTSFQMVYPFESAAYNTAEGEISMPVRTQFGYHLVKVLDKRPANGKVQVAHIMLRHKADTTTVRDKIFEIYEQATGGVDWNELVKQYSEDVNSKNTKGILRAFSVGQMPIEFQEASFQLKDEGQISDPIKTKYGWHIIKLVKREGIDSFDNMKDMISARISKDVRSELNEKVLIQRLKKENGFSVNEKAYKLLKEKADSSVLKGNWKPELGKKSPDNLLTIGNSEISANQFVEFVNEEDKSKSSSPGYTIDLLFEKFQNIQIKKYEEDHLADKYIDYKMLVKEYHEGILLFQLMEEEVWNKAIEDSVGLANFYEKHKEDYMWGKRAEVKLYSASDKSIISRIQKAIEEKDSTYLRKENLYKTYNSGSSVTLQTESGLFEKGVIEALDRVNWEVGVYTTEYAGKHHLVVISGVEEPRIKKLNEAKGAVISDYQNELEKEWLKTLKEKYSVNVNQKALNKVYEQLVQ, encoded by the coding sequence ATGGTACTTAAAAAGTTATTTTTTATATATCTAGCACTAATTCTAGTAAGCCATTCAGCTGTGGGACAGAAGAAAACAGCGGATGATATCCTATTCACCGTAGAAGATCAATCTGTTACTGTAGAAGAATTCAAATATGTATATAACAAGAATAATATAAATAACGATAGTGCCTTCACTAAGAAGGATATCGAGAATTACTTTGACCTCTTTATCAACTTTAAGCTAAAAATTAAAGAGGCTAAAAATCGGAAGATGGACCAATCTGATGCTTTCAAGGAGGAACTGAACGGTTATATTGAACAATTGAAAAAACCATACCTAACAGAAAATGCCGTTACAAATCGCCTTATTGAAGAGGCCTATAACAGATTCAAGCAGGAAATAAGAGCACAACACATACTTATTAAGCTGGATGAAGAAGACACCCTCAAAGCATACAATAAAGCCTTGGAGGTAAGGGAAATGATTGTTAATGGACAGCCATTTAACGAGGTTGCCCAAAAATACTCCGATGATCCATCGGTTAAAATCAATAACGGTGACTTAGGATATTTTACATCATTTCAGATGGTTTATCCTTTTGAGTCGGCCGCTTATAACACTGCGGAAGGAGAAATTAGTATGCCTGTAAGAACTCAATTCGGCTATCATTTGGTAAAAGTTCTGGATAAAAGGCCAGCCAATGGGAAAGTACAAGTAGCTCATATTATGCTAAGACATAAAGCGGATACCACAACTGTGAGAGATAAAATATTTGAAATATATGAGCAGGCAACTGGTGGTGTAGATTGGAATGAGTTGGTTAAGCAATACTCTGAAGACGTAAATAGTAAAAATACAAAAGGCATTTTAAGGGCGTTCTCAGTTGGTCAAATGCCAATTGAGTTCCAGGAGGCATCCTTTCAATTAAAGGATGAAGGACAGATTTCAGACCCAATCAAAACTAAGTATGGCTGGCACATTATTAAGCTAGTAAAAAGAGAAGGCATTGATTCCTTTGATAACATGAAGGATATGATCTCGGCAAGAATTAGCAAAGATGTTAGGTCCGAATTAAACGAAAAGGTACTGATTCAGAGGCTGAAGAAGGAAAATGGATTTTCAGTAAATGAAAAAGCCTATAAACTACTTAAAGAAAAGGCAGATAGCAGTGTCCTAAAAGGTAATTGGAAACCTGAATTAGGAAAGAAAAGCCCTGATAATCTATTAACTATTGGTAACTCTGAAATATCAGCCAATCAGTTTGTAGAATTTGTTAATGAAGAAGACAAAAGTAAATCATCTTCACCTGGGTATACTATAGACTTATTATTTGAAAAATTTCAAAATATTCAAATAAAGAAATATGAGGAGGATCATCTGGCAGATAAGTATATTGATTATAAAATGCTAGTGAAAGAATACCATGAAGGAATTTTACTATTTCAGTTAATGGAAGAAGAGGTATGGAATAAAGCCATTGAAGACTCAGTAGGGCTGGCCAACTTCTATGAAAAGCATAAAGAGGATTATATGTGGGGTAAAAGAGCAGAAGTGAAGTTGTACAGTGCCTCAGACAAATCAATCATATCAAGAATACAGAAGGCTATCGAAGAAAAAGATAGTACTTATTTAAGGAAAGAAAATCTATATAAAACCTATAATTCAGGTAGTTCTGTAACTTTGCAAACTGAATCAGGGCTATTTGAAAAAGGAGTCATCGAAGCTTTGGATAGAGTGAATTGGGAAGTTGGTGTGTATACTACTGAATATGCCGGCAAGCATCATTTAGTTGTAATTTCAGGAGTGGAGGAACCTCGTATAAAAAAATTGAATGAGGCAAAAGGGGCTGTAATTTCAGATTACCAAAACGAGTTGGAGAAAGAATGGCTCAAAACATTAAAAGAAAAGTATTCAGTCAACGTTAATCAAAAAGCACTAAATAAAGTCTATGAACAGTTGGTTCAATAA
- a CDS encoding peptidylprolyl isomerase, with protein sequence MNSWFNKAVLILLVALISSCDLIKMKEDVVAEETMPEPVARVGDQFLYPDDLEGIATAGMTSEDSTERTMRFVNNWVRKQILIQEAATKIEFDEAEIERKILDYRFSLMGYEYQSYYINQNLDKEVSDAEIEEYYKENIDNFLLKQNIIRGKFIKLPVGAPKIDKVKNLINSKKQDKIEELNSYALSFAATYQLNDSVWMVFDEVIKNSPLAEIPNKIQYLQNNKYIETSDLQFRYFIKIEEYRISDNTSPLEFVKEDIKNIIINKRKVQLAQQLEEDLYERAKTNKEFEIY encoded by the coding sequence ATGAACAGTTGGTTCAATAAAGCAGTACTGATTTTACTTGTAGCATTAATTTCTTCTTGCGATTTAATTAAAATGAAAGAAGATGTTGTGGCTGAAGAGACAATGCCCGAACCGGTAGCAAGAGTGGGAGATCAGTTTCTATATCCGGATGATTTGGAAGGTATTGCTACTGCAGGAATGACTTCTGAAGATAGTACTGAGAGAACCATGAGGTTTGTTAATAACTGGGTACGTAAACAAATACTCATTCAGGAGGCAGCAACTAAGATTGAATTTGATGAAGCCGAAATTGAAAGAAAAATTCTTGACTATCGATTTAGCCTGATGGGCTACGAATACCAATCTTATTACATTAATCAAAACCTAGATAAGGAAGTTTCAGATGCTGAAATTGAAGAGTATTATAAAGAGAACATTGATAATTTCTTACTTAAGCAAAACATCATCAGAGGAAAGTTTATTAAACTACCTGTTGGGGCGCCAAAAATAGATAAAGTTAAAAATCTGATTAACTCTAAAAAGCAGGATAAAATTGAAGAGCTAAATTCTTATGCTTTAAGTTTCGCGGCCACTTACCAGTTAAACGATTCAGTTTGGATGGTATTTGATGAAGTAATTAAGAACTCACCTTTGGCTGAAATACCCAATAAGATTCAGTATTTACAGAATAATAAGTACATAGAAACATCCGACTTGCAATTCAGGTATTTCATTAAAATTGAGGAGTACAGAATATCGGACAACACTTCTCCTCTGGAGTTTGTGAAGGAGGACATTAAAAACATCATTATTAATAAGAGAAAAGTGCAGTTGGCACAGCAGTTAGAAGAAGATTTATATGAGCGAGCAAAGACAAACAAAGAGTTTGAAATTTATTAG
- a CDS encoding peptidylprolyl isomerase, with product MIPSFGQEGGVMVDEIISKVDNYIVLKSDLERAYMNYLSSGNSASSQAKCGILAQLISGKLMVAKAEIDSVEVSDALVDNNLDRRMQIILSQYGGSEEQLEQYYGKSLDDIKEDIRDDVKEQLTVETMQNEIIKDLKVTPAEVKKFFAKIPKDSLPYFSTEVEVGQIVRIPTISAESKNELKLKLNLLKKRAEAGESFEALAREYSQGPSAKYGGNLGFAQRGAMAPKFEANALKLKPNQISDAFETEFGIHIVQLIERRGNEYNSRHIILIPDPSEADIKRTSNSLDSIRQLIVRDSITFEKAAKEFSEDKRTAGSGGFFTDSQGGFKISVEDLDPVIFFTIDSMQVGDISKPVKFRRDDGKEAVRILYYKSKVSPHQANLKQDWQKIQAATLNEKKSRILSEWFDKARNDVFISIDDTYDYCGILN from the coding sequence ATGATACCTTCTTTCGGCCAGGAAGGCGGGGTAATGGTCGATGAAATCATCAGCAAGGTTGATAATTACATAGTCTTAAAATCAGACCTTGAAAGGGCTTATATGAACTACCTGTCAAGTGGAAATTCAGCATCATCGCAGGCTAAATGCGGTATTTTAGCTCAGTTAATTAGTGGTAAGCTTATGGTGGCCAAAGCTGAAATAGATTCTGTAGAAGTGAGTGATGCGTTGGTTGATAATAACCTCGACAGAAGAATGCAGATTATTCTTTCACAGTATGGAGGATCAGAGGAGCAACTGGAACAGTACTATGGAAAATCTTTAGATGATATTAAAGAAGATATCAGGGACGATGTTAAGGAGCAACTCACTGTTGAAACAATGCAGAATGAGATTATTAAGGATTTGAAGGTGACACCCGCTGAGGTGAAGAAGTTCTTTGCCAAAATTCCTAAAGACAGTCTACCATATTTTTCTACCGAGGTAGAAGTAGGTCAAATAGTGAGAATCCCAACCATTAGTGCTGAAAGTAAAAATGAGTTAAAACTGAAGCTTAATCTACTAAAGAAGCGCGCAGAGGCAGGTGAAAGTTTTGAAGCACTGGCGAGAGAGTATTCACAAGGGCCAAGTGCTAAATATGGCGGAAATTTAGGATTTGCTCAACGTGGCGCCATGGCTCCGAAATTTGAAGCAAATGCGTTAAAGTTAAAGCCTAATCAAATTTCTGATGCATTTGAAACAGAGTTTGGAATACATATTGTTCAGTTGATTGAGCGAAGAGGAAATGAGTATAATTCCAGACATATCATTCTCATTCCTGATCCTTCTGAAGCAGATATAAAAAGAACGAGCAATTCACTCGATAGTATCAGGCAATTAATTGTTAGGGATAGTATTACGTTTGAAAAGGCAGCGAAGGAATTTTCAGAAGATAAAAGAACTGCCGGAAGTGGTGGCTTTTTTACTGATAGCCAAGGGGGATTTAAAATTTCTGTAGAAGATTTAGATCCGGTAATATTTTTTACGATTGATAGTATGCAGGTAGGTGATATTAGTAAGCCAGTAAAATTCAGAAGGGATGACGGAAAAGAGGCTGTAAGAATTCTATATTATAAATCTAAGGTTAGTCCTCATCAGGCCAATTTGAAGCAAGACTGGCAAAAAATTCAAGCTGCTACTTTAAACGAAAAGAAATCACGTATTTTAAGTGAATGGTTCGATAAGGCAAGAAATGATGTATTTATTAGCATTGATGATACCTATGATTATTGTGGCATTCTCAACTAA